One window of the Niallia circulans genome contains the following:
- a CDS encoding rhodanese-like domain-containing protein, translated as MKEITTTELNSKLQSGEKVSIIDVREPAEVATGKIPEAINISLRLIEFRMHELDKQKEYFMVCQSGGRSSQAAQILNKNGYRVVNVIGGMQSWEGKVE; from the coding sequence ATGAAAGAAATAACAACAACGGAATTAAATAGCAAATTGCAGAGTGGAGAGAAAGTCTCGATTATTGATGTTCGGGAACCAGCGGAAGTGGCGACAGGGAAAATTCCTGAAGCGATAAATATTTCTTTGCGTCTTATTGAATTTAGAATGCATGAATTAGATAAACAAAAAGAATATTTTATGGTATGTCAATCGGGAGGAAGAAGTAGTCAGGCTGCTCAAATATTAAATAAAAATGGATATCGTGTAGTAAATGTCATTGGTGGTATGCAAAGCTGGGAAGGAAAAGTTGAATAA
- a CDS encoding SF0329 family protein: MYESEERQELVRASEEAEQSLLTANIMDSGYVYQSFLDYCSLSIDHALHSENEFIRAFAMVDRRIGKRRLSNIDRKTLNHPLISKFYQIRCQVEKMAKR, from the coding sequence ATGTATGAATCAGAGGAGCGACAAGAATTGGTAAGAGCTTCTGAAGAGGCAGAACAAAGTCTCTTAACTGCAAATATAATGGATAGTGGGTATGTCTATCAATCCTTTCTTGATTATTGCTCTCTTTCTATAGATCATGCTTTACATTCTGAGAATGAATTTATTAGAGCTTTTGCTATGGTTGATAGGAGGATTGGAAAAAGGAGATTAAGTAATATAGATAGAAAGACACTGAATCATCCATTAATTAGTAAATTTTATCAAATACGATGTCAGGTAGAAAAAATGGCAAAAAGATAA
- a CDS encoding solute symporter family protein, with protein sequence MSPIALMLFVIIVLITLIITYWAAKRTNTTSEFYTAGGGLTGWQNGLAIAGDYLSAASFLGIAGAIALTGFDGFFYSIGYLVAYLVVLYIVAEPLRNLGKYTIADMINARFDQKKVRGVAALSTITIVIFYMIAQLVGAGALIQLLLGIDYWLAVLIVGVMMTIYVLFGGMTATSWVQIIKAVLLMLGTVVISFLVLAKFNFNILTMFDEIKTLTPLGENYINPGVKYTNSLDTISMMAALVLGTAGLPHILMRFFTVKDAKTARNSVVTATWVIGIFYILTIFLGFGAAAFVGASNIVEANAAGNMAAPLLAHALGGDFLMSFVSAVAFATILAVVAGLVLSGASAFAHDIYGQIIKKGKVTEKQQMKAARYASVAVALLSIILALFAQKMNVAFLVSLAFCVAASANLPVIIFTIYWKRFNTAGAISGVVTGLLTALVLVAISPSVLNPVPGAAILTGTAIFPLTNPAIISIPAGFLGAIIGTILSNKRDEKKYAEVIVKANTGMK encoded by the coding sequence ATGAGTCCAATCGCATTAATGTTGTTTGTCATTATCGTCCTCATCACTCTTATCATTACATATTGGGCAGCTAAAAGAACCAATACAACCAGTGAATTTTATACTGCTGGCGGGGGATTAACAGGCTGGCAAAATGGCTTAGCCATTGCAGGGGACTATTTATCAGCCGCCTCCTTCCTCGGAATAGCAGGTGCCATCGCGTTAACTGGTTTTGATGGATTTTTCTATTCGATTGGATATTTAGTTGCTTATTTAGTCGTTCTTTATATTGTTGCAGAACCACTAAGAAATTTAGGAAAGTATACAATTGCTGATATGATAAATGCCCGCTTTGATCAGAAAAAAGTGCGTGGTGTAGCCGCATTAAGCACGATTACCATTGTAATTTTTTATATGATTGCTCAATTAGTTGGAGCTGGCGCCCTTATCCAGCTATTATTGGGAATCGATTATTGGCTTGCGGTTTTAATTGTTGGCGTCATGATGACTATTTATGTATTATTTGGCGGTATGACTGCTACAAGCTGGGTTCAAATTATAAAAGCTGTCCTTTTAATGCTTGGAACAGTTGTTATCTCCTTTCTTGTTCTTGCAAAATTCAACTTTAATATTCTTACGATGTTCGACGAAATCAAAACACTTACACCATTAGGAGAAAACTATATTAATCCCGGCGTGAAGTATACCAACTCTCTCGATACTATTTCTATGATGGCAGCACTCGTTCTAGGAACTGCTGGTCTGCCGCATATACTAATGCGCTTCTTCACAGTAAAAGATGCGAAAACTGCTAGAAACTCTGTTGTAACAGCAACTTGGGTTATAGGCATTTTCTACATCTTAACCATCTTTTTAGGCTTTGGAGCTGCTGCTTTTGTAGGGGCTAGCAACATTGTGGAAGCAAATGCTGCGGGCAATATGGCAGCACCATTGCTTGCTCACGCTCTTGGCGGTGACTTTTTAATGAGTTTTGTCTCGGCGGTAGCATTTGCGACCATTCTAGCAGTTGTTGCAGGACTTGTATTATCAGGTGCCTCAGCCTTTGCCCATGATATATATGGTCAAATAATCAAAAAAGGAAAGGTTACCGAAAAACAGCAAATGAAAGCAGCTCGTTATGCTTCGGTTGCAGTAGCCTTGCTATCCATTATCCTTGCACTTTTTGCTCAAAAAATGAATGTAGCCTTTCTCGTATCCCTTGCATTCTGTGTAGCAGCCAGTGCTAATTTACCAGTTATCATTTTTACAATCTACTGGAAAAGATTTAATACAGCCGGCGCTATATCAGGCGTAGTAACAGGACTACTTACGGCGTTAGTGTTGGTTGCCATCAGCCCAAGTGTACTTAATCCTGTACCTGGTGCTGCTATTTTAACTGGAACGGCTATATTCCCGTTAACAAATCCTGCTATCATTTCCATTCCTGCAGGTTTTCTCGGTGCAATTATTGGGACCATCCTCTCCAATAAACGAGATGAAAAGAAATACGCCGAGGTTATTGTGAAAGCAAATACGGGTATGAAGTGA
- a CDS encoding 5-methyltetrahydropteroyltriglutamate--homocysteine S-methyltransferase, giving the protein MTKTIIKAPFRADHVGSLLRPQSIHDARKKFADGVISAEELRAVETEEIKRIVDKQIEVGLQAVTDGEFRRRFWHTDFMEHLTGVEGYVPDHGYKFNGVETEAYDVRVTGKVSFNPDHPHLKDFKEFYEIVGDRAVAKMTIPSPNQFFNAGIRNEEIYPDIEDYANDIIQAYRDAVQAFYEAGCRYLQFDDVYIAGLCAPKLPFAKSELERQELIDLALRVVNGVLEGKPEDLIVTTHLCRGNYQSTWAFEGPYDKIAPSFFAKEKVDGFFLEYDDERSGGFRPLEFVPNGGPQVVLGVFTSKTGELEDKEAIKARVEEASKYVALEQLCISPQCGFASTHHGNILSEEEQWNKLKYIVDVAKEIWG; this is encoded by the coding sequence ATGACAAAAACGATTATTAAAGCACCATTTAGAGCAGATCACGTAGGAAGTTTACTGCGTCCTCAATCTATTCATGATGCTAGAAAGAAGTTTGCAGATGGAGTTATTTCAGCAGAAGAACTACGTGCAGTAGAAACAGAAGAAATTAAACGTATTGTGGACAAGCAGATTGAGGTTGGTCTTCAAGCCGTTACGGATGGAGAGTTCCGCCGCAGATTTTGGCATACTGATTTCATGGAGCATTTAACAGGAGTAGAAGGCTATGTACCAGACCATGGTTATAAATTTAATGGGGTTGAAACGGAAGCTTACGATGTGCGAGTAACAGGAAAAGTATCTTTTAATCCTGATCATCCTCATTTAAAAGATTTTAAAGAATTCTATGAGATTGTGGGCGATCGTGCCGTTGCAAAAATGACCATTCCAAGTCCAAACCAATTTTTCAATGCGGGTATCCGTAATGAAGAAATCTATCCGGATATTGAAGATTATGCAAATGATATTATCCAAGCTTATCGTGATGCTGTTCAAGCATTCTATGAGGCAGGCTGCCGTTATCTACAATTTGATGATGTATATATTGCAGGACTTTGTGCTCCAAAGCTGCCATTTGCAAAAAGTGAGTTAGAAAGACAAGAATTAATTGACCTAGCTTTACGTGTGGTGAATGGTGTTCTAGAAGGAAAGCCAGAAGATTTAATCGTAACAACACATCTTTGCCGTGGAAACTATCAATCTACTTGGGCGTTTGAAGGTCCATATGATAAAATCGCTCCTAGCTTCTTTGCAAAAGAAAAAGTAGATGGTTTCTTCTTGGAGTATGATGATGAGCGTTCCGGTGGATTCAGGCCACTTGAATTTGTACCAAATGGAGGTCCACAAGTAGTTTTAGGTGTATTCACATCAAAAACTGGTGAATTAGAAGATAAAGAAGCAATCAAAGCACGTGTAGAAGAAGCTTCTAAATACGTTGCCCTTGAACAGCTTTGTATCAGCCCGCAATGTGGATTTGCTTCAACCCATCACGGAAACATCTTATCAGAAGAAGAACAATGGAATAAATTAAAATATATTGTAGATGTAGCGAAAGAGATTTGGGGATAA
- a CDS encoding spore coat protein gives MNHGGHEMFDVHEVLVGAINTMNLYKLLGNHIQDPELRDIQNRQYQFIQEEYNLTLECFQTGQPPAKRTEPYMMKENNDFIFGMTQMPPAKPIQNVTEMSDQQAAVAMLSALKASASMKTMAAAETTNPVVRRVIAASIPNCLEMAYEVSLYQNKHHYYQVPQLAAQDMQNILNGFAPAQGAPMMQQQMNMNNNMH, from the coding sequence ATGAATCATGGCGGACATGAAATGTTTGATGTTCATGAAGTACTAGTTGGAGCAATAAATACAATGAATTTGTATAAATTGTTAGGAAACCATATTCAGGATCCAGAATTACGAGATATTCAAAACAGACAATATCAATTTATTCAAGAAGAGTACAATTTAACATTAGAGTGTTTTCAAACTGGACAACCTCCTGCAAAGAGAACTGAACCATATATGATGAAAGAAAATAATGATTTCATCTTTGGAATGACCCAGATGCCTCCTGCAAAGCCAATTCAAAATGTGACGGAAATGAGTGATCAGCAAGCTGCAGTTGCAATGCTTAGTGCATTAAAAGCTTCTGCTTCCATGAAAACAATGGCAGCAGCTGAAACAACTAATCCGGTTGTACGTCGAGTTATTGCAGCTTCTATTCCGAACTGTTTGGAAATGGCTTATGAAGTATCTTTATACCAAAACAAGCATCATTATTATCAAGTTCCTCAGCTAGCTGCTCAAGATATGCAAAATATCTTAAACGGATTTGCACCTGCACAAGGAGCTCCAATGATGCAGCAGCAAATGAATATGAATAATAATATGCATTAA
- a CDS encoding response regulator transcription factor codes for MFKILVVEDDTNTRKLMCAVLKHHGFQTYAAKDGIEALQIMEKEHVDLAVLDLMMPKMNGYELTQHLRQTWENLPILMVTAKQEAADKRKGFLVGTDDYMTKPVDEEEMILRIKALLRRAKIVNEHRLTIGKTVLDYDALTVSRENHVITLPPKEFFLLFKLLSYPNMIFTRIQLMDEIWGMESETDDRTLNVHINRLRDKLRDFPEFEILTVRGLGYKAVKKG; via the coding sequence ATGTTTAAAATACTCGTGGTAGAAGATGATACAAATACTAGAAAATTAATGTGTGCTGTCTTAAAGCACCATGGATTTCAGACTTATGCAGCTAAAGATGGGATCGAAGCTCTTCAGATAATGGAAAAAGAGCATGTTGATTTAGCTGTACTCGATTTAATGATGCCCAAAATGAACGGGTACGAATTAACACAGCATTTGCGGCAGACGTGGGAGAACCTCCCTATTTTAATGGTTACCGCCAAGCAGGAGGCAGCAGATAAACGAAAAGGATTTCTTGTTGGTACGGATGATTATATGACCAAACCAGTAGATGAAGAAGAAATGATTTTACGTATTAAGGCTCTGCTGCGGAGAGCGAAGATTGTAAATGAGCATCGTTTAACAATCGGGAAAACTGTACTCGACTATGATGCCCTTACCGTTTCTCGTGAGAATCATGTTATTACCTTACCACCTAAAGAGTTTTTCTTATTGTTTAAACTATTATCATATCCAAATATGATTTTCACTCGAATTCAGCTTATGGATGAAATCTGGGGAATGGAATCTGAAACGGATGATCGTACACTCAATGTCCACATTAACCGATTAAGAGACAAGCTTCGTGATTTTCCAGAGTTTGAAATTTTAACAGTCAGAGGACTTGGTTATAAGGCAGTGAAAAAAGGATGA
- a CDS encoding manganese catalase family protein, with amino-acid sequence MFRHQKELQFEVKVDRPDPMLARQIQEVLGGQFGEMTVMMQYLFQGFNCRGEEKYKDMLMDIGTEEIGHVEMLCSLISQLLDGASPEDQAEAAKDPAVAAIMGGINPQHLLVSGLGGMPTNSNGVPWNGSYIVASGNLLADMRSNLHAESQGRLQVARLYHMTTDEGVRATFRKMLARDRYHQYQWLAAIEELEAKNGVVVPATFPPEAEKESQPEAYEFWNLSEGDASSEGLWATGSAQDGTGDFVYVKEPVPKGQVPLNPIPPESLHHDLNIKK; translated from the coding sequence ATGTTTCGTCATCAAAAAGAATTACAGTTTGAAGTGAAAGTGGACAGACCAGATCCAATGTTAGCACGTCAAATTCAAGAGGTGCTTGGAGGACAATTCGGTGAAATGACCGTAATGATGCAATATCTTTTCCAAGGTTTTAATTGTCGCGGAGAAGAAAAATATAAGGATATGCTCATGGATATAGGAACGGAAGAGATTGGTCACGTTGAAATGCTTTGCTCTCTAATCAGTCAGCTTCTAGATGGTGCATCACCTGAGGATCAGGCTGAAGCAGCGAAAGATCCAGCAGTTGCAGCCATTATGGGTGGAATTAATCCACAACATCTACTTGTAAGTGGATTGGGTGGCATGCCAACTAATTCTAATGGGGTACCTTGGAATGGATCGTATATTGTCGCAAGTGGAAATCTTTTAGCAGATATGCGTTCAAATTTACATGCAGAAAGCCAAGGACGCTTACAGGTAGCAAGATTGTATCATATGACAACTGATGAAGGAGTAAGAGCTACATTTAGAAAAATGTTAGCTCGTGATCGTTACCACCAATATCAATGGCTAGCAGCAATCGAGGAATTAGAAGCTAAAAATGGTGTAGTTGTTCCAGCAACCTTCCCTCCGGAAGCAGAAAAAGAATCTCAGCCAGAAGCGTATGAATTCTGGAATTTATCAGAAGGAGATGCTTCTTCAGAAGGTCTCTGGGCAACAGGTAGTGCCCAAGATGGAACAGGAGATTTTGTGTATGTAAAAGAACCAGTTCCAAAGGGGCAAGTTCCTCTCAATCCCATTCCACCTGAATCATTGCATCATGATTTAAATATTAAAAAGTAA
- a CDS encoding DsrE/DsrF/DrsH-like family protein — translation MATKTTIVLFSGDYDKAMAAYIIANGAAAYDHEVTIFHTFWGLNTLRKEENIKVNKGLLEKLFGKMMPKGADRMGLSKMNFLGFGPMMIKHVSKQHQAMTLPQLIAMAQEQKVNLVACTMTMDLLGLKEEELLKGIDYAGVAAYLAEAEDGNVNLFI, via the coding sequence ATGGCAACGAAAACGACGATTGTGTTATTCAGTGGTGATTATGATAAAGCGATGGCTGCCTATATAATTGCTAATGGGGCAGCTGCTTACGATCATGAAGTTACTATCTTTCATACTTTTTGGGGATTAAATACTTTAAGAAAAGAAGAAAATATAAAAGTAAATAAGGGATTGTTAGAAAAGCTCTTTGGAAAAATGATGCCAAAAGGAGCAGATAGAATGGGGCTATCCAAAATGAATTTTTTAGGATTTGGTCCTATGATGATTAAACATGTTAGCAAACAGCATCAGGCAATGACACTTCCACAATTAATAGCAATGGCGCAGGAACAGAAGGTAAATCTTGTCGCATGTACGATGACAATGGATTTACTTGGATTAAAAGAAGAAGAGCTGTTAAAAGGGATTGATTATGCTGGTGTTGCTGCCTATTTGGCTGAAGCAGAGGATGGCAATGTGAATTTATTTATCTAA
- a CDS encoding SF0329 family protein, translated as MQWSKLKTKMEGFISEKLKDRMQIHITAYRKFHDSPRRIWITFDKND; from the coding sequence ATGCAATGGAGTAAGTTAAAGACCAAAATGGAAGGTTTTATTAGTGAAAAATTAAAAGATAGAATGCAAATTCATATTACTGCTTATCGAAAATTCCATGATAGCCCAAGAAGGATTTGGATAACTTTTGATAAGAACGATTAA
- a CDS encoding DUF485 domain-containing protein has product MSNLAKDAKKQSPPYDFVQIANSSKFKQLMSQKKKFLIPLTVFFLLFYFMLPILTSYTTILNKPAIGSITWTWVYAFAQFIMTWVLSMIYVRKAMKFDELAADIVEENQMEGANNK; this is encoded by the coding sequence ATGAGTAATTTGGCCAAAGATGCAAAAAAGCAATCTCCGCCTTACGATTTCGTACAAATTGCCAATAGTTCTAAGTTCAAGCAATTAATGTCCCAAAAGAAAAAATTTCTAATTCCTCTCACCGTCTTCTTTTTACTCTTTTATTTTATGTTACCAATTTTGACTTCTTACACAACTATTTTAAACAAGCCTGCTATCGGATCGATTACATGGACGTGGGTGTATGCATTTGCACAGTTTATCATGACTTGGGTGTTATCCATGATTTATGTTCGAAAAGCAATGAAATTTGATGAATTAGCTGCTGACATTGTGGAAGAAAACCAGATGGAAGGGGCTAACAATAAATGA
- a CDS encoding CoA-disulfide reductase, producing the protein MRKKVIIIGGVAGGATAAARLRRISEEVEIILIERGEHISFANCGLPYYIGETIKDRSKLLVQTVEGMSKRFLLDIRVQSEAISIDANNKKVTIKNLQTEEIYEETYDKLLLSPGARPIIPPIIGIENHQSLFTLRNIPDTDRIKAFVDQNAPESAVIIGGGFIGVEMAENLVARGMKVTIVEKGNQVLGPLDVEMAGPVQTHLKQNGITLILGNGVKQFKGNGNIIVLEDGTEVQTDITILSIGVRPENELAKQAGLEIGEKGGIVVNHLLQTSNQDIYAVGDAIEVRDYINRKKTMIPLAGPANRQGRIAANNMMGKKEKYEGSLGTSIVKVFDLTVATTGNNEKTLQKWEIPYEVVHIHPNSHAGYYPESSPITFKLIFDKESGQIYGAQAIGREGVDKRIDVIATAIKGNLSVEDLTNLELSYAPPYSSAKDPVNMAGYVASNIVDGELEQIQWHEVDQIVQDGGYLLDVRESVEREFGYIEGSLNMSLGELRERMDELSKDQPIYVSCQVGLRGYLASRILKNNGFNVKNVDGGWKTYSSAFAYTKKVERTEESNQTNEEIREDEGFQIETVLDVAGLTCPMPIVKLKQGMDQLESKQVLELQATDRGVLSDLPAWTKKVGHQILKMEQVGSTIKFWIKKK; encoded by the coding sequence ATGAGGAAGAAAGTAATTATTATTGGTGGTGTGGCAGGTGGCGCAACAGCTGCTGCACGATTAAGAAGGATAAGTGAAGAAGTAGAAATTATCTTGATTGAAAGAGGAGAGCACATTTCTTTTGCTAATTGTGGGCTGCCTTATTATATTGGAGAAACGATTAAAGACAGAAGTAAGTTGCTCGTACAGACAGTGGAAGGAATGTCAAAAAGGTTTTTATTGGATATTAGAGTACAGAGTGAAGCAATATCGATTGATGCGAATAATAAAAAAGTCACGATTAAAAATTTACAAACAGAAGAGATATACGAAGAAACTTATGATAAGCTGTTGCTTTCACCAGGAGCAAGACCAATTATTCCCCCTATAATAGGTATAGAAAACCATCAATCACTATTTACACTAAGAAATATACCAGATACAGATCGCATAAAAGCCTTTGTAGATCAAAACGCACCAGAAAGTGCTGTCATTATAGGGGGCGGATTTATTGGTGTAGAAATGGCAGAAAACTTAGTTGCCCGTGGAATGAAGGTAACGATTGTGGAGAAGGGGAATCAAGTGTTAGGTCCACTTGATGTGGAAATGGCAGGTCCTGTACAAACACATCTTAAGCAAAACGGGATAACACTTATCTTAGGTAATGGAGTAAAACAATTTAAAGGTAATGGAAATATTATAGTACTGGAAGATGGGACGGAAGTGCAAACAGATATAACCATTCTATCTATTGGAGTGAGACCAGAAAATGAGTTAGCCAAACAAGCAGGACTAGAAATTGGAGAAAAAGGTGGTATTGTTGTAAATCACTTATTACAAACTTCTAATCAAGATATTTATGCTGTTGGGGATGCTATTGAAGTTCGTGACTATATCAATAGAAAGAAAACAATGATACCTCTCGCAGGGCCAGCAAATCGCCAAGGGAGAATTGCTGCTAATAATATGATGGGAAAAAAAGAGAAGTATGAAGGATCATTAGGTACTTCAATTGTCAAAGTATTTGACTTAACAGTAGCTACTACAGGGAATAATGAAAAAACACTCCAAAAATGGGAAATTCCTTATGAAGTAGTCCATATTCACCCTAATTCACATGCTGGCTACTATCCTGAAAGTTCTCCAATTACGTTTAAATTGATATTTGATAAAGAATCAGGACAAATATATGGGGCACAAGCAATTGGAAGAGAAGGTGTCGATAAACGGATTGATGTCATTGCAACTGCAATTAAAGGTAATTTAAGTGTAGAAGATCTAACTAATCTAGAACTGTCATATGCACCACCATATTCATCTGCCAAGGATCCTGTAAATATGGCAGGATATGTGGCGTCGAATATTGTAGATGGAGAATTAGAGCAAATCCAATGGCATGAGGTAGATCAGATTGTGCAAGATGGTGGATATTTACTGGATGTAAGAGAAAGTGTAGAGAGAGAGTTTGGATATATAGAAGGTTCACTTAATATGTCATTAGGTGAACTAAGAGAGAGAATGGATGAGTTATCAAAAGATCAACCGATTTATGTAAGCTGTCAAGTTGGTTTAAGAGGATATTTAGCTAGTAGAATATTAAAAAATAACGGATTTAATGTTAAAAACGTTGATGGTGGCTGGAAAACCTATTCCTCAGCTTTTGCGTATACAAAAAAGGTAGAAAGAACGGAAGAAAGCAATCAAACAAATGAAGAAATAAGAGAAGACGAAGGCTTTCAAATTGAAACTGTACTAGATGTTGCCGGATTAACTTGTCCAATGCCAATTGTGAAATTAAAACAAGGGATGGATCAATTAGAGAGTAAGCAAGTGCTAGAGTTGCAAGCGACAGATAGAGGGGTATTAAGTGATTTGCCAGCATGGACAAAAAAGGTAGGACATCAAATTTTAAAAATGGAACAAGTAGGTTCTACTATTAAATTTTGGATTAAGAAAAAATAA
- a CDS encoding metal-sensitive transcriptional regulator, which translates to MEYNDQLKNRVKRMEGQLRGILKMMEENKDCKEVITQLSAVRSAVDRTMGVIVSTNLVDCVVEAQENGEKMDDVIKEAVNLLVKSR; encoded by the coding sequence TTGGAATATAATGATCAATTAAAAAATAGAGTTAAGCGAATGGAAGGACAATTAAGAGGAATTCTGAAAATGATGGAAGAGAATAAAGATTGTAAGGAAGTGATTACACAGTTATCAGCTGTTCGTTCAGCAGTAGATCGAACAATGGGTGTTATTGTGAGCACTAACTTAGTTGACTGTGTGGTAGAAGCCCAGGAAAACGGAGAAAAAATGGATGATGTGATTAAGGAAGCAGTAAATCTGTTAGTCAAAAGCAGATAA
- a CDS encoding polysaccharide deacetylase family protein, whose translation MGKTVMMLILLIPFLPSMVIAQTKIPILVYHSIEEFHGQGSKELYVTPANFEKQMIYLRDHGFTPLTFEKWQDINKVRKPIFITLDDGYKNNVRVLGIFRKIKTDDFTPTATMFVIADFIGNANRLSNQELKELASSGFLSIQSHTATHPDLVKTTDYKHELKDSKDKIEAITGKKVIALSYPYGNIDSKTMEEVKKHYSFGLTTTPEFYSAKGIKDELYLLPRKYVKYSTTLEEFADIVEGQ comes from the coding sequence ATGGGAAAAACGGTAATGATGTTAATTCTTTTAATTCCCTTTCTACCTTCTATGGTGATTGCACAAACAAAGATTCCTATTTTGGTTTACCATTCCATTGAAGAGTTCCATGGACAAGGTTCAAAAGAATTATATGTGACTCCAGCAAATTTTGAAAAGCAAATGATTTATTTGCGAGATCATGGTTTTACTCCGTTAACTTTTGAAAAATGGCAGGATATAAATAAAGTTAGAAAGCCAATTTTTATTACGTTAGACGATGGTTATAAAAATAATGTAAGAGTGTTGGGAATTTTTCGAAAGATAAAAACAGACGATTTTACCCCAACAGCAACGATGTTTGTTATAGCAGATTTTATCGGAAATGCCAATAGGTTATCTAATCAAGAGTTGAAAGAATTAGCTAGTTCAGGTTTTCTATCAATTCAATCCCATACAGCAACACATCCTGATTTGGTGAAAACAACAGACTATAAACATGAGCTAAAAGATTCGAAAGACAAAATCGAAGCAATTACAGGAAAGAAAGTCATTGCCCTTTCTTATCCTTATGGAAATATTGATTCTAAGACAATGGAGGAAGTCAAGAAGCATTATTCTTTTGGGCTAACCACAACACCAGAATTCTATAGTGCAAAGGGAATAAAGGATGAACTCTATCTGTTACCGCGTAAGTATGTTAAGTACTCTACCACATTAGAGGAGTTTGCTGATATAGTCGAGGGGCAGTGA
- a CDS encoding HAMP domain-containing sensor histidine kinase has product MREFFTKRLSLAITLVMFVFGVMMATVLVVAVITFALQHLGIISDNSQLPVFPLIAFLGFCILLGTSLTAFLSKKALNPIRTVIDATHKVASGDFSVQVNIKGIGELEELSHSFNKMTQELSGIETLRSDFVNNFSHEFKTPIVSLRGFAKLLKENNLTEEERQEYLDIIITESERLAALSTNVLILSKYENLEIITEKTPFRLDEQIRKTIVLMEPKWSAKDIVIDVELDEVTYHGNEDLTQQIWLNLLDNAIKFSEIGGNITIHLTKFKEEVCFSIHDNGPGMDDQTKKRLFDKFYQGDTSHSQSGNGLGLALVKRIVELCNGKIYVESEKGKGSIFMVRL; this is encoded by the coding sequence ATGAGAGAATTTTTCACAAAACGTTTAAGCCTTGCCATTACACTAGTCATGTTTGTTTTTGGCGTCATGATGGCAACAGTCCTAGTTGTTGCTGTTATAACTTTTGCTTTACAGCATTTAGGGATTATTTCAGACAATAGTCAGCTTCCCGTATTCCCGCTCATTGCCTTTTTAGGTTTTTGCATTTTACTTGGGACTTCCCTAACAGCCTTTCTCAGTAAGAAAGCATTAAATCCTATTCGGACGGTAATTGATGCAACCCATAAAGTAGCCAGCGGGGATTTCTCTGTACAAGTTAACATAAAGGGAATAGGCGAATTAGAAGAATTATCTCATAGCTTTAATAAAATGACCCAAGAGCTTTCTGGAATTGAAACATTACGAAGTGATTTTGTTAATAATTTTTCTCATGAATTCAAAACACCTATTGTTTCATTACGCGGTTTCGCAAAATTACTAAAAGAAAATAACTTAACGGAAGAGGAAAGACAAGAATATCTTGATATAATCATTACCGAGTCTGAGCGCTTAGCTGCACTCTCTACAAATGTACTCATCCTATCAAAGTATGAAAATCTCGAGATTATTACCGAAAAAACTCCATTTCGATTAGATGAGCAAATTCGAAAAACGATTGTATTGATGGAACCAAAATGGTCCGCAAAAGATATAGTCATAGATGTCGAGCTTGATGAAGTTACTTATCACGGAAATGAAGATTTAACTCAGCAAATTTGGCTAAATCTTTTAGATAACGCTATTAAGTTTTCCGAAATTGGCGGAAACATAACAATACATCTCACTAAGTTCAAAGAAGAAGTTTGTTTTTCGATTCACGATAATGGTCCTGGAATGGATGACCAAACAAAAAAACGTCTTTTTGATAAATTTTATCAAGGCGATACCTCTCATTCCCAATCGGGAAATGGTTTAGGATTAGCACTAGTAAAGAGAATCGTCGAACTATGTAACGGGAAAATTTATGTGGAGAGTGAAAAAGGAAAAGGGAGTATTTTTATGGTGAGGCTCTAA